In Candidatus Zixiibacteriota bacterium, a single window of DNA contains:
- a CDS encoding PilZ domain-containing protein — protein MAEKRRLERRNTLYYLKVFDRNTRRLTGRLTDITTEGMKLVSDKPIEANRSYKLRIVLPEPIRGKNQIVLDAVSVWSKPDPNPAYYGSGFRFTDILPESRNTIENSFDSYLFPDWRTSF, from the coding sequence ATGGCAGAAAAAAGACGTCTTGAAAGACGAAACACGCTTTATTATCTGAAGGTCTTTGATCGTAACACCCGCCGCCTGACCGGTCGGCTGACCGATATTACCACCGAGGGAATGAAGCTGGTGAGCGACAAACCGATCGAGGCCAACCGATCCTATAAACTCAGGATCGTGTTACCGGAACCGATTCGCGGTAAAAACCAGATCGTCCTTGATGCTGTCAGCGTCTGGTCAAAACCCGACCCCAATCCGGCTTATTACGGCTCCGGATTCCGCTTTACGGATATATTGCCGGAAAGCCGGAATACTATCGAAAATTCGTTCGACAGTTATCTTTTTCCGGACTGGCGAACGAGTTTTTAG